The following are encoded in a window of Oncorhynchus mykiss isolate Arlee chromosome 11, USDA_OmykA_1.1, whole genome shotgun sequence genomic DNA:
- the LOC110535328 gene encoding dnaJ homolog subfamily C member 5, producing the protein MSEQRQRSLSTSGETLYLVLGLDKTSTPDDIKKSYRKLALKYHPDKNPENPNATDKFKELNNAHSVLSDASKRNIYDSYGSLGLYVAQQFGEENVNAYFMLSSWWAKGLFAVCGVLTGCYFCCCLCCCFNCCCGKCKPKTPGEEDPDTYVSPEDLEEQIRTDMETDADDVPIIQQPTNASERTGLIGDGRRAYT; encoded by the exons ATGTCAGAGCAAAGGCAACGTTCCCTGTCCACCTCAGGAGAGACCCTCTATCTAGTCCTGGGCCTCGACAAGACTTCTACACCGGATGACATCAAGAAGtcctacag AAAACTTGCTTTGAAATATCATCCAGACAAGAACCCAGAGAACCCGAACGCCACAGATAAATTCAAGGAGCTCAACAATGCCCACTCCGTGCTGTCAGATGCCTCCAAGAGGAACATCTACGACAGCTATGGTTCCCTCGGTCTGTACGTGGCACAGCAGTTTGGAGAGGAGAACGTCAATGCTTATTTCATGCTTTCCAGTTGGTGGGCAaag GGTCTGTTTGCGGTCTGCGGCGTGCTAACTGGCTGCTACTTCTGCTGCTGCCTGTGCTGCTGTTTCAACTGCTGCTGTGGGAAGTGTAAACCCAAAACTCCTGGAGAGGAGGACCCCGACACCTACGTGTCCCCTGAAGACCTGGAAGAGCAGATCCGCACAGACATGGAGACAG ACGCTGACGACGTCCCCATAATACAGCAGCCAACCAATGCAAGCGAGAGGACCGGGTTGATTGGTGACGGACGACGGGCCTATACCTAA